The bacterium genome has a window encoding:
- the bet gene encoding phage recombination protein Bet: protein MAENVPAVRENGGIIPSQYSQQQVQLVRDMCARDCTENEFLLMMQLAKTYQLDPFAKQIWCVKYGQNPAQIFCGRDGYLVIAHRSGQFDGMESGTKEVGGDIVGWCRVYRKDMSHPFEVEVQLKEYSTGKNLWLSKPRIMIQKVAESSCLRRAFSISGLYAPEEFDTGDREVIVADAKVVPAPNGNRCEKCGITVDTETLDLVREHTDQVLCRGCFRDWWNEQQKVKGASP from the coding sequence ATGGCCGAGAACGTGCCTGCCGTCCGGGAGAATGGCGGCATTATCCCCTCGCAGTACAGCCAGCAGCAGGTGCAGCTTGTTCGCGACATGTGCGCCCGGGACTGCACCGAGAACGAGTTCCTGCTGATGATGCAGTTGGCAAAGACCTACCAGCTGGACCCGTTCGCAAAGCAGATCTGGTGCGTGAAGTACGGGCAGAACCCGGCGCAGATCTTCTGCGGCCGCGACGGCTACCTCGTGATTGCCCACCGATCAGGACAATTCGACGGCATGGAGTCCGGTACGAAAGAGGTCGGCGGCGATATCGTCGGGTGGTGCCGGGTCTATCGCAAGGACATGTCGCACCCCTTCGAAGTGGAAGTGCAGCTCAAGGAATATTCCACCGGGAAGAATCTGTGGCTGTCCAAGCCCCGCATCATGATTCAGAAAGTTGCTGAATCAAGTTGCCTGCGCCGGGCCTTCTCTATCTCAGGATTGTATGCACCGGAGGAGTTCGATACCGGGGACCGCGAAGTGATTGTCGCCGATGCGAAGGTTGTACCAGCTCCGAACGGCAACCGCTGCGAGAAGTGCGGGATAACCGTCGATACCGAGACGCTGGATCTCGTCAGGGAGCATACGGATCAGGTGCTCTGCCGGGGCTGCTTCCGCGACTGGTGGAACGAACAGCAGAAGGTGAAGGGGGCCTCGCCATGA
- a CDS encoding helix-turn-helix domain-containing protein, with product MTSSKGGQPTKYDPLYPNILIAEGLDGDAPWTDVQIAARFGVCIDTVRIWKKRYPAFKAACSLCKQRANAVLESTAFQVAQDRPVVDIDTIETKDAEGTVLGTRTVTRQRTVSADTQILKLLLMNRLPEKYRDVQKVEHSGTLTWVDIARNGAADPSGSSPSRPA from the coding sequence ATGACGTCGAGCAAGGGCGGCCAGCCGACCAAGTACGATCCGCTCTACCCTAACATCCTGATCGCCGAGGGGCTGGACGGCGATGCGCCCTGGACCGACGTCCAGATCGCTGCACGGTTCGGGGTCTGCATCGACACGGTCCGGATCTGGAAGAAACGCTATCCGGCGTTCAAGGCGGCATGCTCGCTCTGCAAACAGCGGGCAAACGCCGTCCTCGAGAGCACGGCGTTTCAGGTCGCTCAGGATCGGCCCGTTGTGGACATCGATACGATCGAGACGAAGGACGCCGAGGGTACGGTTCTCGGCACCCGGACCGTCACGCGGCAGCGGACCGTCTCAGCAGACACCCAGATCCTCAAGCTCCTGCTGATGAACCGCCTGCCGGAGAAGTACCGGGACGTGCAGAAGGTCGAACACTCTGGCACGCTGACGTGGGTGGATATTGCCCGAAACGGAGCAGCTGACCCATCGGGATCGTCTCCTTCGCGCCCAGCGTGA
- a CDS encoding thymidylate synthase, with protein MRTITRDTLGDAHEAMLKAILEEGEQVFITHGDKTEETIEYPEPICVHVERPYRPPMISDCLPFKEGFLQEYVKKVCEITPWRGDGTDAVYTYGNRLRDYPMLDTAIEEEPTNRLDIHGDGRGDGIDQLPIVVEKLVQHPSTRQAIMHTWVPWLDDHSEEPPCLQTAQFLIRGGKLNAVFAFRSHDMHEGWGPNTYALTHLMQRVQWMLLRQEYEVELGWLETVSTSAHIYTRHNPDSLALFRRKVRV; from the coding sequence ATGAGGACGATAACACGGGACACCCTTGGAGATGCCCACGAGGCCATGCTGAAAGCGATCCTCGAGGAAGGGGAGCAGGTTTTCATCACGCATGGCGACAAGACCGAAGAGACCATCGAATACCCGGAACCGATCTGCGTCCACGTCGAGCGGCCGTATCGGCCTCCGATGATCTCGGACTGCCTGCCGTTCAAGGAAGGATTTCTGCAGGAGTATGTCAAGAAGGTGTGCGAGATCACGCCCTGGAGAGGGGATGGGACCGATGCTGTCTATACATATGGCAACCGGCTCCGGGACTACCCGATGCTGGACACCGCTATTGAGGAAGAACCAACAAACCGCCTCGATATTCATGGGGACGGGCGTGGTGATGGGATCGACCAACTGCCGATCGTGGTGGAAAAGTTGGTGCAGCACCCGTCGACCCGGCAGGCGATCATGCACACCTGGGTCCCCTGGCTGGACGACCATTCGGAAGAACCGCCCTGCCTGCAGACAGCCCAGTTCCTGATCCGTGGTGGAAAACTGAACGCCGTCTTTGCCTTCCGCTCCCATGATATGCACGAAGGGTGGGGGCCGAATACCTACGCGCTCACGCACCTGATGCAACGAGTCCAGTGGATGCTGCTGCGCCAGGAGTACGAGGTTGAGCTCGGCTGGCTCGAGACCGTCAGCACGTCGGCGCATATCTATACGCGGCACAATCCGGACAGTCTGGCCCTATTCCGCAGGAAGGTGAGGGTATGA